One window of Poseidonibacter antarcticus genomic DNA carries:
- the pqqB gene encoding pyrroloquinoline quinone biosynthesis protein PqqB, with product MKIQVLGSGAGGGLPQFNCNCDNCKAYRAGSKTVKRRTQSSITISEDGENWVLFNTSPDILEQIHNSPFLHPTALRETKIKAIVFNDGQIDHTTGLLMLREGCPHQVYCTKEVNEELNTSFPLFKMLQHWDGGGTFWNEILPDSKTKFEIPVMPNYEFYAHALISNAPPYSAYRDKPRKGDNIGLTVVNKNTGKRLFYLPGLGVLEDHVFEEMKKADVLLIEGTLWTNDEMIKGNFSKKLGTDMGHIPLNGENGLIKILDSLEKPRKILIHINNTNPILDEKNDEYKELISHGIEISYDGMSIEI from the coding sequence TTGAAAATTCAAGTTTTAGGATCAGGTGCAGGTGGAGGTCTTCCTCAGTTTAATTGTAACTGTGATAATTGTAAAGCATATAGAGCAGGGTCAAAAACAGTAAAAAGAAGAACTCAAAGTTCTATAACAATAAGTGAAGATGGTGAGAATTGGGTTTTATTTAACACTTCACCAGATATTTTAGAACAAATACATAATTCCCCTTTTTTACATCCTACAGCTTTAAGAGAAACAAAAATAAAAGCTATTGTTTTTAATGATGGACAAATCGATCATACAACAGGACTTTTAATGCTACGTGAAGGCTGTCCTCATCAAGTATACTGTACAAAAGAAGTAAATGAAGAACTTAATACTTCTTTTCCATTATTTAAAATGTTACAACATTGGGATGGTGGAGGAACTTTTTGGAATGAAATTCTTCCAGATAGTAAAACAAAGTTTGAAATACCTGTAATGCCAAATTATGAATTTTATGCTCATGCATTAATTTCAAATGCACCACCATATTCTGCTTATAGAGATAAGCCAAGAAAAGGTGACAATATTGGACTTACAGTAGTAAATAAAAATACAGGAAAAAGACTGTTTTATTTACCAGGTCTTGGAGTATTAGAAGATCATGTTTTTGAAGAAATGAAAAAAGCAGATGTTCTTTTAATAGAAGGAACACTTTGGACAAATGATGAAATGATAAAAGGAAACTTTTCTAAAAAACTAGGAACTGATATGGGACACATTCCTTTAAATGGTGAAAACGGTCTTATAAAAATTTTAGATTCATTAGAAAAACCACGAAAAATATTAATTCATATTAATAATACAAATCCAATTTTAGATGAAAAAAACGATGAATATAAAGAACTTATCTCACATGGAATAGAAATTTCATATGATGGTATGAGTATTGAAATATAA
- the pqqA gene encoding pyrroloquinoline quinone precursor peptide PqqA, protein MEWKKPTYVDNRFGFEVTMYICTV, encoded by the coding sequence ATGGAATGGAAAAAACCAACTTACGTTGACAACAGATTTGGATTTGAAGTTACAATGTACATTTGTACAGTATAA
- a CDS encoding methanol/ethanol family PQQ-dependent dehydrogenase, whose amino-acid sequence MIKKKLLSAATAFALCAVISGQANSDVKTEASYSPVTYSEILNDEKTTGDILTYGMGQKGQRYSPLTQVNKDTIKDLVPVWNFSFGGEKQRGQESQPIVKDGVMYVTASYSRVFAIDIASGEELWQYNAKLPDAILPCCDVINRGVAIIDDVVIFGTLDAKLVALNRKTGKVVWKKRIAKYKEGYSITAAPQIVKGKVITGVAGGEFGVVGKVEARDPKTGKLIWSRPTVEGHMGYLNGKENGISGGEAGKTWPGDLWKNGGAAPWLGSTYDPDTNLIYIGTGNPSPWNSHLRPGDNLFSSSRLAINPDTGKIVWHFQSTPHDGWDFDGVNELISFDYKDKNGKTVKAAATADRNGFFYVLNRENGKFITANPFVSNITWAKGIDKNGRPLYIEEGRPGNPASASKGKSVFAVPAFLGAKNWMPMAYSKKTKNFYVPSNEWGMDIWNQPVSYKKGAAYLGAGFTIRPIFKDHIGSLKAIEPLTGKIKWEYKNPAPLWGGVLTTAGGLVFAGTPEGKFLAFDDETGKILYKFQVGSGIVGSPVTWEQDGEQYISIVSGWGGAVPLWGGEVAKQIKNINQGGTVHVFKLHKSK is encoded by the coding sequence ATGATTAAGAAAAAACTACTTTCTGCTGCTACTGCTTTTGCACTTTGTGCAGTTATTAGCGGACAAGCAAATAGTGATGTAAAAACAGAAGCATCGTATAGTCCAGTAACATATTCAGAAATTTTAAATGATGAAAAAACAACTGGTGACATATTAACATATGGTATGGGGCAAAAAGGTCAAAGATATTCACCTTTAACTCAAGTTAATAAAGACACAATTAAAGATTTAGTTCCTGTATGGAATTTTTCTTTTGGTGGTGAAAAACAAAGAGGGCAAGAATCTCAACCAATAGTTAAAGATGGAGTAATGTATGTTACTGCTTCTTATTCTAGAGTATTCGCAATTGATATAGCAAGTGGTGAAGAGTTATGGCAATATAATGCAAAACTTCCCGATGCTATTTTACCTTGTTGTGATGTTATTAACAGAGGTGTTGCAATTATTGATGATGTAGTAATTTTTGGTACGTTAGACGCTAAACTAGTAGCTCTTAACAGAAAAACTGGAAAAGTTGTTTGGAAAAAAAGAATTGCAAAATATAAAGAGGGTTACTCAATTACAGCCGCTCCACAAATTGTAAAAGGTAAAGTTATCACTGGTGTTGCTGGTGGTGAGTTTGGTGTTGTTGGAAAAGTTGAAGCAAGAGATCCAAAAACTGGTAAATTAATCTGGTCAAGACCAACTGTTGAAGGTCATATGGGTTACTTAAATGGTAAAGAAAATGGTATTAGTGGTGGAGAAGCTGGTAAAACATGGCCTGGAGATTTATGGAAAAATGGTGGAGCTGCTCCATGGCTAGGAAGTACTTATGATCCTGATACAAACTTAATTTATATAGGAACTGGAAATCCATCACCTTGGAATTCACATTTAAGACCTGGAGATAACTTATTCTCTTCTTCAAGACTTGCAATTAATCCTGATACAGGGAAAATTGTTTGGCATTTCCAATCAACTCCTCATGATGGTTGGGATTTTGATGGTGTAAATGAATTAATTTCATTTGATTACAAAGATAAAAACGGTAAAACAGTTAAAGCTGCAGCAACTGCGGATAGAAATGGTTTCTTCTATGTATTAAATAGAGAAAATGGTAAGTTTATTACAGCTAATCCATTTGTTTCTAATATTACTTGGGCTAAAGGAATTGATAAAAATGGTAGACCACTTTATATAGAAGAGGGAAGACCAGGTAATCCTGCATCTGCAAGTAAAGGTAAATCAGTATTTGCTGTACCTGCATTCTTAGGTGCTAAAAACTGGATGCCAATGGCATATTCTAAAAAGACAAAAAATTTCTATGTTCCTTCAAATGAATGGGGAATGGATATTTGGAATCAACCAGTTTCTTATAAAAAAGGTGCTGCATATTTAGGTGCTGGATTTACAATTAGACCAATCTTTAAAGACCATATTGGTTCTTTAAAAGCTATTGAGCCTTTAACTGGAAAAATTAAATGGGAATATAAAAACCCTGCACCATTATGGGGTGGAGTTTTAACTACTGCTGGTGGTTTAGTATTCGCAGGAACTCCTGAAGGTAAATTCTTAGCGTTTGATGATGAAACAGGTAAGATTTTATACAAATTCCAAGTTGGTTCTGGAATTGTTGGATCACCAGTTACTTGGGAACAAGATGGTGAGCAATATATCTCTATCGTTTCAGGTTGGGGTGGAGCTGTTCCTTTATGGGGTGGTGAAGTTGCAAAACAAATTAAAAACATAAACCAAGGTGGAACGGTTCATGTATTTAAGTTACATAAATCAAAATAA
- a CDS encoding ABC transporter permease — translation MKKYVSCMKGIVYKELIRFLKQKSRFFSALVRPLLWLFIFSVGFKTALGLAITPPYETYITYETYIVPGLVGMVLLFNGMQSSLTMIFDREMGSMKILLTSYINRNYLLFCKMFATAIVSTLQAMAFLIIARWYGVDISYSAMILTIPIIIVSSIILNAFALFISSVIKQLENFATVMNFVIFPMFFLSSALYPLWKIKDSSLVLFNLSSYNPFTYIVEAIRFSLYGKFDEKIFLIIAISFVISLLMAFIGFKSKKISNS, via the coding sequence ATGAAAAAATATGTTTCTTGTATGAAAGGTATTGTTTACAAAGAATTAATTAGATTTTTAAAACAAAAAAGTAGATTTTTCTCAGCATTGGTTCGTCCACTATTATGGTTATTCATATTTTCAGTTGGATTTAAAACAGCATTAGGTCTTGCAATTACTCCACCTTATGAAACATATATTACTTATGAAACATATATTGTTCCAGGACTTGTTGGTATGGTTTTACTTTTTAATGGAATGCAAAGTTCACTTACTATGATATTTGATAGAGAAATGGGAAGTATGAAAATACTTTTAACATCATATATAAATAGAAACTATCTTTTATTTTGTAAAATGTTCGCAACTGCAATAGTTTCAACACTTCAAGCTATGGCTTTTTTAATAATTGCAAGATGGTATGGTGTTGATATTTCTTATAGTGCAATGATTCTTACTATTCCTATAATAATAGTGTCATCAATTATATTAAATGCTTTTGCACTTTTTATTTCATCAGTTATAAAACAATTAGAAAACTTTGCAACAGTTATGAACTTTGTAATTTTCCCGATGTTTTTTTTAAGTTCAGCACTTTATCCACTTTGGAAAATAAAAGATTCATCATTAGTGCTATTTAATTTATCATCTTATAACCCATTTACTTATATTGTAGAGGCAATTAGATTCTCTTTATATGGAAAATTTGATGAAAAAATATTCCTAATTATAGCAATTTCATTTGTAATTAGCCTATTAATGGCGTTTATTGGGTTTAAATCAAAAAAAATTTCAAATAGCTAA
- a CDS encoding ATP-binding cassette domain-containing protein: MQKKILELKNIDFSYGKKQVLNNISFEINNGSFSVLLGLNGAGKSTIFSLVTRLQNLQIGEIIINDYPIKNYSKALKDIGIVFQEPTLDLDLTVKQNLYYYGALKGLGFKETLKSIHEEIKRLELDNVLDTTVRNLNGGHRRRVEILRALIDKPKLLLLDEPTVGLDLKSRFDILDYVRDLVAREGLSVLWITHLFDEVDENDDITIIKAGKIIDKGIVKNIVAKHEKNNLVNTFNYLVR, translated from the coding sequence ATGCAAAAAAAAATATTAGAACTTAAAAACATAGACTTTTCATATGGAAAGAAACAAGTATTAAACAATATATCGTTTGAAATAAATAATGGTTCATTTTCAGTTCTATTAGGACTTAATGGAGCAGGGAAGTCTACTATATTCTCTTTAGTAACAAGACTCCAAAATCTTCAAATAGGTGAAATTATTATAAATGATTATCCTATTAAAAATTACTCAAAAGCATTAAAAGATATTGGAATTGTATTTCAAGAACCTACATTGGATTTAGATTTAACTGTAAAACAAAATTTGTATTATTATGGTGCATTAAAAGGTTTGGGATTTAAAGAAACATTAAAATCAATCCATGAAGAAATAAAAAGATTAGAACTAGACAATGTTTTAGATACAACTGTACGAAATCTAAATGGTGGACATAGAAGAAGAGTTGAGATTTTAAGAGCTTTGATTGATAAACCAAAACTTTTATTACTTGATGAACCTACTGTTGGATTAGATTTAAAAAGTAGATTTGATATTTTAGATTATGTTAGAGATTTAGTTGCAAGAGAAGGACTTAGTGTCTTATGGATAACACACCTTTTTGATGAGGTAGATGAAAATGATGATATTACGATTATAAAAGCAGGAAAAATTATAGATAAAGGAATAGTTAAAAATATTGTTGCTAAACACGAAAAAAACAATTTAGTAAATACATTTAACTATTTAGTAAGGTAG
- a CDS encoding pentapeptide repeat-containing protein, with protein sequence MKNIIITLFILFNIANAYEEDELYPTINGCKLEPKTSCPKVDLSNQNLSNLDLKESNFEGANFEGAILDGTDLTKSILKKANFKNAKLRHTILKQSNMSNTNLENANLAMADLRHTNIKVTKATNANFDGVNAWAIFAQGGTFDNSSFHGANLNFARMNGASMKNCDLQAVNLEAAWMNKVDFEGSDLSNADLQESKLSDSSFYKAILTGARIHYANFNSVYMQDCVDCPVDW encoded by the coding sequence ATGAAAAATATAATTATAACGTTGTTTATACTTTTTAATATTGCAAATGCTTATGAAGAAGATGAACTTTATCCTACTATAAATGGATGTAAGTTAGAGCCTAAAACTAGCTGTCCTAAAGTAGATTTAAGTAATCAAAATTTATCAAATTTAGATTTAAAAGAATCAAACTTTGAAGGTGCTAACTTCGAAGGTGCAATATTAGATGGTACAGATTTAACAAAGTCTATATTAAAAAAAGCAAATTTTAAAAATGCTAAATTAAGACATACTATTTTAAAACAATCAAATATGAGTAATACTAATCTTGAAAATGCAAATTTAGCAATGGCAGATTTAAGACATACAAATATTAAAGTTACAAAAGCTACAAATGCTAATTTTGATGGTGTTAATGCTTGGGCAATATTTGCACAAGGTGGAACTTTTGATAATTCCTCTTTTCATGGAGCAAATCTTAATTTTGCAAGAATGAATGGTGCAAGTATGAAAAATTGTGATTTACAAGCAGTTAATTTAGAAGCAGCATGGATGAACAAGGTTGATTTTGAAGGTTCAGATTTATCAAATGCAGATTTACAAGAATCAAAATTATCAGATTCTTCATTTTATAAAGCGATATTAACAGGTGCAAGAATTCATTATGCAAATTTTAATTCTGTTTATATGCAAGATTGTGTTGATTGTCCTGTTGATTGGTAA
- a CDS encoding methanol/ethanol family PQQ-dependent dehydrogenase — protein sequence MMKSNLLRKAAVVTFIGLLGLQSGIASTDTKKVSWEDILNDQNTPEDVLMYGMGPKAQRYSKLDEINVDTVKDLVPAWNFSFGGEKQRGQESQALVHDGIIYVTGSYSRIFALDAKSGEKIWEYGHRLPADIKPCCDVVNRGAAIFGDKVFFGTLDAGMVALNKKTGKVVWKKRFGYEDRPNKGYKDGYTMTGAPTIVKDKKTGKVLLIHGSSGDEFGVLGKLFALDPDTGKEVWMRPMVEGHYGRLNGKKSTPSGDPKAPSWPNDPNNETGKKISWSHGGGAPWQSASYDVETNSIIIGTGNPAPWNTWERTADGGNPDDWDSLYTSGQIAIDPTTGNIKWFYQHTPNDGWDFSGNNELVLFDYVEDGKTIKATAHADRNGFFYVINRGNMPAAKKQREDQARRFVKAFPFVDKITWASHIDEKTGRPVKNPGQYPPLAKEGETKGESIRVSPPFLGGKNWNPMAYSQDTGLFYLGANHWEEDYWTTPVHYNKGAAYLGQGFRIKRTYDDHVGVLRAVDPVKGEIVWSHKEKLPLWAGVLATKGGLVFTGTGDGYLKAFNAKTGEELFKFQTGSGIVSCPITWEEDGEQYIGLASGYGGAVPLWGGEMAELTKPVSQGGSFWVFKIKK from the coding sequence ATGATGAAAAGTAATTTGTTACGAAAAGCAGCTGTTGTGACGTTTATTGGTTTATTAGGATTACAATCTGGTATTGCAAGTACTGATACAAAAAAAGTATCTTGGGAAGATATACTAAATGATCAAAATACACCTGAAGATGTATTGATGTATGGAATGGGACCTAAGGCACAAAGGTACTCTAAACTTGATGAAATAAATGTAGATACTGTAAAAGATTTAGTTCCTGCATGGAATTTCTCATTTGGTGGTGAAAAACAAAGAGGTCAAGAAAGTCAAGCATTAGTACATGATGGTATTATCTATGTTACAGGTTCTTATTCTAGAATATTTGCATTAGATGCAAAATCAGGGGAAAAGATTTGGGAATATGGTCATAGATTACCAGCTGATATAAAGCCTTGTTGTGATGTTGTTAATAGAGGAGCAGCAATATTTGGTGATAAAGTATTCTTTGGTACGCTAGATGCAGGTATGGTAGCATTAAATAAAAAAACAGGGAAAGTAGTTTGGAAAAAAAGATTTGGTTATGAAGATAGACCAAATAAAGGATACAAAGACGGTTATACAATGACTGGTGCGCCAACTATTGTAAAAGATAAAAAAACTGGAAAAGTATTATTAATTCATGGTTCATCAGGTGATGAGTTTGGTGTTCTTGGTAAATTATTTGCACTAGACCCTGATACAGGTAAAGAAGTTTGGATGAGACCAATGGTTGAAGGACACTATGGAAGATTAAATGGTAAAAAATCTACACCTTCTGGTGACCCTAAAGCTCCATCTTGGCCAAATGATCCTAACAATGAAACTGGTAAGAAAATTTCTTGGAGTCATGGTGGTGGTGCTCCTTGGCAAAGTGCAAGTTATGATGTAGAAACAAACTCAATTATAATAGGAACAGGTAATCCAGCACCATGGAATACATGGGAGCGAACAGCAGATGGTGGAAATCCTGATGATTGGGATAGTTTATATACTTCGGGACAAATTGCTATTGATCCAACAACTGGTAATATTAAATGGTTCTACCAACATACACCAAATGATGGTTGGGATTTCTCAGGAAATAATGAACTTGTATTATTTGATTATGTTGAAGATGGTAAAACTATAAAAGCTACTGCACATGCAGATAGAAATGGTTTCTTCTATGTAATTAATAGAGGAAATATGCCAGCAGCTAAAAAACAAAGAGAAGATCAAGCTAGAAGATTTGTAAAAGCATTCCCTTTTGTTGATAAAATTACATGGGCTAGTCATATTGATGAAAAAACTGGTAGACCAGTTAAAAATCCAGGACAATATCCACCATTAGCAAAAGAGGGTGAAACTAAAGGTGAATCAATTAGAGTTTCTCCACCATTCTTAGGAGGAAAAAACTGGAATCCAATGGCTTATAGTCAAGATACAGGATTATTCTATCTTGGAGCTAACCACTGGGAAGAAGATTATTGGACAACTCCTGTTCATTATAACAAAGGTGCAGCTTACTTAGGACAAGGATTTAGAATTAAAAGAACTTATGATGATCATGTAGGTGTTTTAAGAGCAGTAGATCCTGTTAAAGGTGAAATTGTTTGGTCACATAAAGAAAAACTTCCTTTATGGGCAGGTGTTTTAGCAACTAAAGGTGGATTAGTATTCACAGGAACTGGTGATGGTTACTTAAAAGCATTTAATGCAAAAACAGGTGAAGAATTATTTAAATTCCAAACTGGTTCAGGAATTGTTTCTTGTCCAATAACTTGGGAAGAAGATGGTGAACAATATATAGGTCTTGCAAGTGGTTATGGTGGAGCTGTTCCTTTATGGGGTGGTGAAATGGCTGAATTAACAAAACCTGTATCACAAGGTGGTTCTTTCTGGGTATTTAAAATAAAAAAATAA
- a CDS encoding Opr family porin, with the protein MKKQLSLITSGLILSSSLAFGANSFEEALKSGTVNGSLEMYGIKTDNKGGNKDTGFISGTVGLSYETDSFKGFSAKVGFIGAHVFDDKNDGAEEVEGKALMNVANIKYETEGFLIKAGRQNVNLEWMTDYHEAVIAEITSIPNTSILLGYSDKIALADADELSETFEEVNGSKGIYVADVIYQGISDLDLNPYYYTAPDMGDLYGMKVAYYFDDVELSAQYAKSKEDTASGYKDGSIAHVNIDTSLMGVNLSAGYVKTDKDGTGSIISELELGDNISPFEDGNYIYDEDARTVYGSASYSIDDIAFGALYGETKYADEKEKELNLSAEIEIVEDVIELEALFVKVDAQNSDDDYNKFILEVEYSF; encoded by the coding sequence ATGAAAAAACAATTAAGTCTAATAACTTCAGGACTGATTTTATCTAGTTCATTAGCTTTTGGTGCAAATTCATTCGAAGAAGCATTAAAAAGTGGAACAGTAAATGGTTCTTTAGAAATGTATGGAATAAAAACTGATAACAAAGGTGGCAATAAAGATACTGGTTTTATATCAGGTACTGTTGGATTATCTTATGAAACTGATTCTTTTAAAGGATTTAGTGCAAAAGTTGGATTTATAGGTGCTCATGTTTTTGATGATAAAAATGATGGTGCTGAAGAAGTTGAAGGTAAAGCTTTAATGAATGTAGCCAATATAAAATATGAAACAGAAGGTTTTTTAATAAAAGCTGGTAGACAAAATGTTAATTTAGAATGGATGACAGATTATCATGAAGCTGTTATTGCAGAAATCACATCAATTCCAAATACATCAATACTACTTGGATACTCAGATAAAATAGCATTAGCTGATGCTGATGAATTATCTGAAACATTTGAAGAAGTTAATGGATCAAAAGGTATTTATGTTGCTGATGTAATTTATCAAGGTATTTCAGATTTAGACTTAAATCCATACTATTATACAGCTCCTGATATGGGAGATTTATATGGTATGAAAGTTGCTTATTATTTTGATGATGTTGAACTTAGTGCTCAATATGCTAAATCAAAAGAAGATACAGCCTCAGGATATAAAGATGGATCAATTGCTCATGTTAATATTGATACATCATTAATGGGAGTAAACTTATCAGCTGGATATGTTAAAACAGATAAAGATGGAACTGGTTCTATAATTTCAGAATTAGAACTAGGTGATAATATCTCGCCATTTGAAGATGGTAATTATATTTATGATGAAGATGCAAGAACAGTTTATGGTTCTGCTTCTTATTCAATAGATGATATTGCTTTTGGTGCATTATATGGTGAAACTAAATATGCAGATGAAAAAGAAAAAGAATTAAATCTTTCAGCAGAAATAGAAATAGTTGAAGATGTAATAGAACTTGAAGCATTATTTGTAAAAGTTGATGCGCAAAATAGTGATGATGATTATAATAAATTTATACTTGAAGTAGAATATTCTTTCTAA
- a CDS encoding PQQ-dependent catabolism-associated beta-propeller protein, giving the protein MKKTLLATSLIVSSLLSDTIYVSNEKDNTVSVIDSVTNKVINTVQVGQRPRGILLNKDYSKLYICASDDDTVQVMDIKTNKILYNLPSGEDPEQFALTPDGKELYISNEDDAIVTVVDTINKSVVAQIDVGVEPEGMAVSPDGKMAINSTETSNFLHWIDTSTKEIVHNTLIDQRPRHIEFSKTGDKVWASSEIGGTVTVVDSDKKESIAKIKFRIPRIFKDLIQPVGIKLTSDGKYAFVALGPANHVAVIDAKTYKVIKYLLVGKRVWQLAFSENEKKLYTTNGVSGDVSVIDIDSLKVEKTIKVGRYPWGLAVIPSNK; this is encoded by the coding sequence ATGAAAAAGACATTGTTAGCTACATCGTTGATTGTAAGTTCACTTTTAAGTGATACTATTTATGTTTCAAACGAAAAAGATAATACTGTATCAGTTATTGATTCAGTTACAAATAAAGTTATAAATACTGTACAAGTAGGTCAAAGACCAAGAGGTATATTATTAAACAAAGATTATTCAAAACTATATATATGTGCTAGTGATGATGATACTGTTCAAGTTATGGATATTAAAACAAATAAAATATTATATAACTTACCATCAGGTGAAGATCCAGAACAGTTTGCTTTAACTCCAGATGGAAAAGAATTATATATTTCAAATGAAGATGATGCAATTGTAACAGTTGTAGATACTATAAATAAATCAGTTGTAGCACAAATTGATGTTGGAGTTGAACCTGAAGGAATGGCTGTAAGTCCTGATGGAAAAATGGCAATTAACTCAACTGAAACATCAAACTTTTTACATTGGATTGATACAAGTACAAAAGAAATTGTTCATAATACTTTAATTGATCAAAGACCAAGACATATAGAATTCTCTAAAACAGGAGATAAAGTTTGGGCATCAAGTGAAATTGGTGGTACTGTAACTGTTGTTGACTCTGATAAAAAAGAGAGTATTGCAAAAATAAAATTCAGAATACCAAGAATATTCAAAGATTTAATACAACCTGTTGGAATTAAATTAACAAGTGATGGTAAATATGCTTTTGTTGCACTAGGACCTGCAAATCACGTTGCTGTAATTGATGCAAAAACATATAAAGTAATTAAATATTTATTAGTTGGTAAAAGAGTATGGCAATTGGCTTTTTCTGAAAATGAGAAAAAACTTTACACAACAAATGGTGTAAGTGGTGATGTTTCTGTTATTGATATAGATAGTTTAAAAGTTGAAAAAACAATTAAAGTTGGAAGATATCCTTGGGGATTAGCAGTTATTCCATCAAATAAATAA
- a CDS encoding branched-chain amino acid ABC transporter substrate-binding protein has product MKIILFLIFIISLANANTLKVNILYLEQKIQTPPVLSNVIEAPSDLGIKGAQLSVKDSNRSSKFLNQNFNLISKISYDKKELIDTFEKFINENNSYVVLNVEDDLFRTLLKNPLSKKALLVNASSQTSSLRRNYCEDNLIHTIASNAMLYDGLVQFLVKRNFKKILLVSGQDPKDILIKEDMKHSIKKFGAKIIEEKVWDNKSDIRRKAGAEFPSFTQADNYDVILLADYYGDFGEFMYFNSWLPRPVAGTQGLTPVTWHKVIEQWGAAQMQKRFEKFASRWMESKDFSNWIAIRTIISSINQTKTDNVDKNIAFIRSKDFEIGAYMGRKVSFRDFNGQMRMPISLVQPRALISTSPQVGFLHPVTDLDTLGVAPYEMKCKK; this is encoded by the coding sequence ATGAAAATAATACTGTTTCTGATTTTTATTATCAGTTTAGCAAATGCAAATACATTGAAAGTAAATATTCTATATTTAGAACAAAAAATACAAACACCCCCTGTTCTATCGAATGTTATCGAAGCTCCATCGGACCTTGGAATAAAAGGTGCACAACTTTCTGTTAAAGATAGTAATAGAAGTTCAAAATTTTTAAATCAAAACTTTAATCTTATAAGTAAAATATCTTATGATAAAAAAGAGCTAATTGATACTTTTGAAAAATTTATAAATGAAAATAATTCATATGTAGTTTTAAATGTTGAAGATGATTTATTTAGAACTTTATTAAAAAATCCTTTATCAAAAAAAGCTTTGCTAGTAAATGCAAGTAGTCAAACTTCTAGTCTAAGAAGAAATTATTGTGAAGATAATCTAATACATACAATTGCAAGTAATGCAATGCTTTATGATGGATTAGTTCAATTCTTAGTAAAAAGAAATTTCAAAAAAATTCTTTTAGTTAGTGGACAAGATCCAAAAGATATATTAATCAAAGAAGATATGAAACACTCAATAAAAAAATTTGGTGCTAAAATTATAGAAGAAAAAGTTTGGGATAATAAAAGTGATATTAGAAGAAAAGCTGGAGCTGAATTTCCATCATTTACACAAGCTGATAATTATGATGTAATTTTATTAGCAGATTATTATGGTGATTTTGGAGAGTTTATGTATTTTAACTCTTGGCTTCCAAGACCAGTTGCTGGAACGCAAGGTTTAACTCCTGTTACATGGCATAAAGTTATTGAACAATGGGGTGCAGCACAAATGCAAAAAAGATTTGAAAAGTTTGCTTCAAGATGGATGGAATCAAAAGATTTCTCAAATTGGATAGCAATTAGAACAATTATTAGTTCTATAAATCAAACAAAAACTGATAATGTAGATAAAAATATAGCTTTTATACGTTCAAAAGATTTTGAAATTGGTGCATATATGGGAAGAAAAGTTTCTTTTAGAGATTTTAATGGACAAATGAGAATGCCTATTTCACTTGTACAACCAAGAGCTTTAATATCAACATCTCCACAAGTTGGTTTTTTACATCCTGTAACTGATTTAGATACTTTAGGTGTAGCACCTTATGAAATGAAATGTAAAAAATGA